A single window of Halostella salina DNA harbors:
- a CDS encoding aldo/keto reductase produces the protein MEYTTLGSTGTTVSELCFGTWRFGRETNGVVETDREEAHELLDAAWDRGINFIDTANVYGTPNGKSERFIGEWLEDHDRDDFVLASKVYFPFDGWGEPGPNDSGLGRKHIRRQIEGTLDRLGTDYLDLYYIHRWDDDAPIEETLRTLNDLVREGKVHHLGASTMAAWQLTKALWTSDVEGLERFKVTQPLFHAAYRDDVVDYLDVCADQDLAVCPYSPLAGGFLTGKYERTDDGVEAPEDSRGAIDPQFDEYYVSARGWEVLDEIRAVADELDATPAQVALRWLIEQEKFTCVPIVGARTTEQLDENAGATTVSLSADQHDRIAEARYDEEGRRWGHRE, from the coding sequence ATGGAGTACACGACGCTCGGATCGACCGGGACGACGGTGTCGGAACTGTGCTTCGGCACGTGGCGGTTCGGCCGCGAGACGAACGGCGTGGTCGAGACCGACCGCGAGGAGGCCCACGAACTGCTCGACGCGGCGTGGGACCGCGGGATCAACTTCATCGACACCGCCAACGTGTACGGCACGCCCAACGGCAAGAGCGAGCGCTTCATCGGCGAGTGGCTGGAGGACCACGACCGCGACGACTTCGTGCTCGCCTCGAAGGTGTACTTCCCGTTCGACGGCTGGGGCGAGCCCGGCCCGAACGACTCCGGCCTCGGCCGCAAGCACATCCGCCGCCAGATCGAGGGGACGCTCGACCGCCTCGGAACGGACTACCTCGACCTGTACTACATCCACCGCTGGGACGACGACGCGCCGATCGAGGAGACGCTGCGGACGCTGAACGACCTCGTCCGCGAGGGGAAGGTTCACCACCTCGGCGCGAGCACGATGGCCGCCTGGCAGCTGACGAAGGCGCTCTGGACGAGCGACGTGGAGGGCTTGGAGCGGTTCAAGGTGACGCAACCGCTGTTCCACGCCGCCTACCGCGACGACGTGGTCGACTACCTCGACGTGTGCGCCGACCAGGACCTGGCGGTCTGCCCGTACTCGCCGCTGGCCGGCGGCTTCCTCACCGGCAAGTACGAGCGCACCGACGACGGCGTCGAGGCCCCCGAGGACTCCCGGGGAGCCATCGACCCGCAGTTCGACGAGTACTACGTGTCGGCCCGCGGGTGGGAGGTGCTGGACGAGATCCGCGCCGTCGCGGACGAACTCGACGCCACGCCAGCACAGGTCGCGCTGCGCTGGCTTATCGAGCAGGAGAAGTTCACCTGCGTCCCCATCGTCGGCGCGCGCACGACCGAGCAACTGGACGAGAACGCCGGCGCGACGACGGTCTCGCTCTCCGCCGACCAGCACGACCGGATCGCCGAGGCCCGGTACGACGAGGAGGGGCGGCGCTGGGGCCACCGGGAGTGA
- a CDS encoding DUF1565 domain-containing protein — protein sequence MAPDRLRRRDLLAGVTGAVTAISGCSSTDSDQPTETDTDSAPSTGTATDADPSETTAESATISLDATIQNDSVLVGETVRVGVVVENQGTAASQRTLVLTEDGLEADTATVTVQGGGEETATLTFVTPSEPGTVSLELNGERIGEVTVIHRTRLHVAPDGSDDAVGTPDDPVRTIGRALERARPGTTVQLAPGEYRELLRTRRDGEPDAPITVTGPPEAVIRPPLGVYNAVRIDHNHFHLRGVTINGLVDPERKYEDYRVWIPWCVSITPLRRRDEGLEYLRDIVVEPSRIGNSAQGLIQVERVRNASIGNFEVIGPAGMQFDPRVDNHEVGHIREIVYVGSPEVHRGEDHYKYETLDRSRDIRIHHIDNSEGYAHNELVDVKLGSSDITVEYCTDRNAGHNSEGVVNAAIDVKGNDCTVRWNDIGECPLPVSFGAWAPSEDVDGGDWSRNNAVYGNHIHDFIAGPFRLRNEGDIGPVSFDDQRTLCGNRIERGELDVEPWMADANGFDGLVDRRGTDEVTVEVGTGPDGRALDPAAVIVDRGTTITWDWVDGSGSHYIVDRLRVASDPESVPDPRPAPYSESKTLDLVGMTRFACYAHHQEGMIGAVVVADDPDRYAFAQAACDGDVPDGDGVGHAGGDGRWS from the coding sequence ATGGCTCCGGACCGTTTACGCCGACGCGACCTGCTTGCAGGCGTGACTGGGGCAGTCACTGCGATCTCGGGGTGTTCCAGCACCGACTCCGACCAGCCGACGGAGACTGACACTGATTCCGCTCCGTCCACGGGAACTGCCACCGACGCCGACCCCTCCGAGACGACGGCGGAATCGGCCACGATCAGCCTCGATGCGACGATACAGAACGACAGCGTTCTCGTCGGCGAGACGGTCAGGGTCGGCGTCGTCGTCGAGAATCAGGGGACGGCGGCCAGCCAACGTACCCTCGTTCTCACGGAGGACGGCCTCGAGGCCGATACGGCGACCGTCACGGTGCAAGGCGGCGGCGAGGAGACGGCAACGCTGACGTTCGTCACACCGTCGGAGCCGGGCACGGTCTCGCTCGAACTCAACGGGGAACGTATCGGCGAGGTCACGGTCATCCACCGCACACGGCTCCACGTCGCTCCCGACGGTTCCGACGACGCCGTCGGAACCCCGGACGACCCGGTCAGAACGATCGGGAGGGCGCTCGAACGAGCACGCCCCGGTACCACGGTCCAACTCGCCCCCGGCGAGTACCGCGAACTGCTGCGGACCCGACGGGACGGCGAGCCCGACGCCCCGATCACGGTTACCGGTCCGCCGGAGGCGGTCATCCGACCCCCGCTGGGCGTCTACAACGCGGTCCGGATCGACCACAACCACTTCCACCTCCGCGGCGTCACGATCAACGGGTTAGTCGATCCGGAGCGCAAGTACGAGGACTACCGCGTCTGGATCCCCTGGTGCGTGTCCATCACGCCCCTGAGACGACGTGACGAGGGCCTCGAATACCTCCGGGACATCGTCGTCGAGCCGTCGAGAATCGGCAACAGTGCCCAGGGACTCATACAGGTCGAGCGTGTCCGGAACGCCTCGATCGGGAACTTCGAAGTCATCGGCCCCGCGGGGATGCAGTTCGATCCGCGGGTCGACAACCACGAGGTCGGCCACATCCGGGAGATCGTCTACGTCGGCAGCCCGGAGGTCCACCGCGGCGAGGACCACTACAAATACGAGACGCTGGACCGCAGCCGGGACATTCGTATCCACCACATCGACAACAGCGAGGGGTACGCACACAACGAACTCGTCGACGTGAAACTCGGGAGCAGCGACATCACCGTCGAGTACTGCACGGACCGGAACGCGGGACACAACTCCGAGGGCGTCGTGAACGCGGCTATCGACGTGAAGGGCAACGACTGTACGGTCCGCTGGAACGATATCGGGGAGTGTCCACTCCCCGTGAGCTTCGGCGCGTGGGCACCCTCGGAGGACGTCGACGGGGGCGACTGGAGTCGGAACAACGCGGTCTACGGGAACCACATTCACGACTTCATCGCGGGGCCGTTCCGCCTCCGGAACGAGGGTGACATCGGACCGGTCTCGTTCGATGACCAACGCACCCTCTGCGGAAACCGGATCGAACGCGGCGAGCTCGACGTCGAACCGTGGATGGCTGACGCAAACGGGTTCGACGGGCTCGTCGACCGACGCGGGACCGACGAAGTGACCGTCGAGGTGGGGACTGGACCCGACGGACGCGCACTCGACCCGGCTGCCGTTATCGTCGACCGGGGGACGACCATCACCTGGGACTGGGTCGACGGCAGCGGGAGCCATTACATCGTCGACCGCCTCCGTGTCGCTTCCGACCCCGAATCCGTCCCCGATCCGAGGCCCGCGCCGTACTCCGAGTCCAAGACGCTCGATCTGGTCGGAATGACGCGGTTTGCGTGCTACGCACACCATCAGGAGGGGATGATCGGGGCCGTCGTCGTGGCCGACGACCCGGACCGGTATGCCTTCGCGCAGGCGGCCTGCGACGGGGACGTGCCCGACGGTGACGGTGTCGGGCACGCCGGTGGCGACGGTCGCTGGTCGTAA
- a CDS encoding gamma carbonic anhydrase family protein has translation MDSRRYGFEGSTPAIHDDASVSREATLVGDVEVGADASVWPGVVLRGDVAPVRVGRQAHIGDTAVLHASTAGERAMVGHGAVLNDAVVEDGALVGFNATINSEVRVGEASIVASGTTVPEGYDIPPESFVRGVPATVTALSETTIDPAEIFDAHSSGAYTDLAARHDDLFR, from the coding sequence ATGGACAGCAGACGCTACGGGTTCGAGGGGTCGACGCCGGCGATCCACGACGACGCGAGCGTCAGCCGGGAGGCGACGCTGGTCGGGGACGTCGAGGTCGGAGCCGACGCGAGCGTCTGGCCCGGGGTCGTTCTCCGGGGCGACGTCGCTCCGGTCCGGGTCGGGCGGCAGGCACACATCGGGGACACAGCCGTGCTCCACGCGAGCACGGCGGGGGAGCGCGCGATGGTCGGGCACGGGGCGGTGCTGAACGACGCGGTCGTCGAGGACGGCGCGCTCGTCGGGTTCAACGCGACGATAAACTCCGAGGTGCGGGTCGGGGAGGCGAGCATCGTCGCCTCGGGGACGACGGTGCCGGAGGGGTACGATATCCCGCCGGAGTCGTTCGTCCGGGGCGTGCCGGCGACCGTGACGGCGCTCTCGGAGACGACGATCGACCCGGCGGAGATATTCGACGCGCACTCCTCCGGGGCGTACACGGATCTGGCGGCGCGCCACGACGACCTCTTTCGGTAG
- a CDS encoding Cdc6/Cdc18 family protein codes for MDDSQIDSYDDADDQKSALAAAASELFPDEHPIFADKQLLQIGHIPDGDRIVGRDSEIRSLADQLVDATDGNSPENVIIYGKPGTGKSLVSKYVTQLTEVKARTSGHDVATAYIECNEDNTETQAVATIGQTLNREGSSVTVPDTGLSTSRYYKRLWDLLDAEYETVIVILDEVDLLEDDSVLMELSRAEEAEKTTCNIGIIAISNKTKFVENLGQRTTSSLQETELFFPPYDAEQLQAILRNRTDAFREGVLSDGVVELCAALAAREHGDARKALDILRNAGKIAYEEGDDRVTEAHVRNAQERAEIDRFREMIADSTVQSQAVILSLALLTQHGDGDVFTSGDIYPVYEFVCEQCDLDSLTERRIRDLLKEQDFLDIIQSTKRSRGHARGIGREHRLIDDATIVRETILSEPRFSDLFESVSESQFATAIARS; via the coding sequence ATGGACGATTCGCAGATCGACTCGTACGACGACGCCGACGACCAGAAGTCGGCACTAGCCGCGGCTGCTTCGGAGCTGTTTCCGGACGAGCATCCGATCTTTGCCGATAAACAACTCCTCCAGATCGGCCACATCCCGGATGGCGACCGGATCGTCGGGCGGGACAGTGAGATACGGTCACTTGCCGATCAACTCGTTGACGCAACCGACGGCAACTCTCCGGAGAACGTTATCATCTACGGCAAGCCCGGCACCGGCAAGTCACTCGTCTCGAAGTACGTTACGCAGTTGACCGAGGTCAAAGCTCGGACGAGCGGGCACGACGTGGCGACTGCCTACATCGAGTGCAACGAGGACAATACCGAAACCCAGGCCGTTGCAACGATCGGTCAGACACTCAATCGCGAGGGGTCAAGTGTGACCGTACCGGATACCGGGCTGTCGACGAGCCGGTACTACAAGCGCCTGTGGGACCTGCTTGACGCCGAGTACGAGACAGTCATCGTGATCCTTGACGAAGTCGACCTACTGGAGGACGACAGTGTCCTCATGGAACTGTCCCGCGCGGAGGAAGCCGAGAAGACGACCTGCAACATCGGGATCATCGCCATCTCGAATAAGACGAAGTTCGTGGAAAATCTCGGGCAGCGGACGACCTCGAGTTTGCAGGAGACTGAACTGTTCTTCCCCCCGTACGACGCCGAGCAGCTGCAGGCGATCCTGCGGAACCGAACTGATGCGTTCCGTGAGGGCGTGCTATCTGACGGCGTGGTTGAACTCTGTGCCGCGCTGGCCGCCCGGGAACACGGCGACGCCCGGAAGGCCCTGGATATACTTCGGAACGCCGGAAAGATCGCCTACGAGGAAGGTGATGATCGTGTAACCGAGGCTCATGTCCGTAACGCCCAGGAACGCGCCGAAATCGACCGATTTCGAGAGATGATCGCCGACTCGACGGTCCAGAGCCAGGCCGTCATCCTGTCGTTGGCGCTACTAACGCAGCACGGCGATGGTGACGTCTTCACGTCCGGCGATATCTATCCAGTATACGAGTTCGTATGTGAGCAATGTGATCTTGACTCCCTAACCGAACGCCGGATCCGGGACCTCCTCAAGGAACAGGATTTCCTCGATATCATCCAGTCGACGAAGCGCTCGCGGGGCCACGCTCGCGGGATCGGACGCGAGCATCGGCTGATCGACGATGCCACGATCGTCCGCGAAACGATCCTGTCCGAGCCCCGGTTCAGCGACCTGTTCGAAAGCGTGTCGGAATCGCAGTTCGCGACCGCGATCGCTCGATCCTGA
- a CDS encoding SDR family oxidoreductase has protein sequence MPRDNPLDGDVAIVTGASSGIGAATAHELAADGANVVLAARSADRITELADSIEADHGVRAEAVPTDVTDEDAVDALVETTVETFGRLDAVVANAGVGRSGSVEGMATETYRTMLGVNVDGAFFTARAALPHLRETEGTLVFLGSFAGQYPRPGNPVYAATKWWVRGFALSLAGSVGGDGVGVSVVNPTEVRTGFLSEDEDAEGFDERFAPGEVTEPSEVAAAIAFAVRQESPTATTEIDLFRRDKFEHF, from the coding sequence ATGCCACGCGACAACCCCCTCGACGGCGACGTTGCCATCGTCACCGGCGCGAGTTCCGGCATCGGCGCGGCGACCGCACACGAACTGGCGGCCGACGGCGCGAACGTCGTACTGGCCGCACGGAGTGCGGACCGCATCACAGAACTCGCCGACTCGATCGAGGCCGACCACGGCGTCCGTGCGGAGGCGGTACCGACCGACGTGACCGACGAGGACGCCGTCGACGCGCTCGTGGAGACGACCGTCGAGACGTTCGGCCGCCTCGACGCGGTCGTGGCGAACGCGGGCGTCGGTCGCTCCGGGTCGGTCGAGGGGATGGCGACCGAGACGTACCGGACGATGCTCGGCGTCAACGTCGACGGCGCGTTCTTCACCGCCCGCGCGGCGCTGCCCCACCTCCGGGAGACCGAGGGAACGCTCGTGTTCCTCGGCAGTTTCGCGGGGCAGTACCCCCGTCCCGGTAATCCCGTGTACGCCGCGACGAAGTGGTGGGTCCGAGGGTTCGCGCTCAGCCTCGCGGGGAGCGTCGGCGGCGACGGTGTCGGCGTCAGCGTCGTCAACCCGACCGAGGTGCGAACGGGGTTCCTCTCCGAGGACGAGGACGCCGAGGGGTTCGACGAGCGCTTCGCCCCCGGCGAGGTGACCGAGCCGTCGGAGGTGGCTGCCGCGATCGCGTTCGCCGTCCGGCAGGAGTCGCCAACTGCGACGACGGAGATCGACCTGTTCCGGCGGGACAAGTTCGAGCACTTCTGA
- a CDS encoding glycine zipper 2TM domain-containing protein yields MSRLKRALSRSRHAAIGASIGAAVGGLFSRNAASTGAAVGGLVGAIIGEKRVSARTRVDEMVEET; encoded by the coding sequence ATGTCACGACTCAAACGCGCGCTGAGCCGGTCGCGCCACGCCGCGATCGGTGCCAGCATCGGGGCCGCCGTCGGCGGCCTGTTCAGCCGGAACGCCGCAAGCACCGGTGCGGCGGTCGGGGGACTCGTGGGAGCGATCATCGGCGAGAAGCGGGTGTCGGCCCGCACCCGGGTGGACGAGATGGTCGAGGAGACGTAG
- a CDS encoding orc1/cdc6 family replication initiation protein produces the protein MDDEFTFDRKDSIFRNRNALTEHWTPDELVGRDAELREYHTALQPVIQNEIPSNVFLYGKSGVGKTAATRFLLQRLERDAADIEGLDLHTVEINCDGLNSSYQAAVQLVNELREPGEQISDTGHPQAAVYRFLFNELDALGGTVLLVLDEVDHIEDDSLLYKLPRALSNGDVEDVQLGVIGISNDLTFREQLSSKVRSSLCEKEVSFSAYNATELQQVLRQREKVAFKEGVVDDGVIELCAAFGAKDSGDARQALDLLLEAGDIARSENAENVTERHVDRARTKLETDQVEQGISNLPEHGQYVLYALTLLHEDGDTPARTRDIHDVYGLVCEREGVEPISMRSVREHLAELIQLGIASSTVKNRGQDGGKFKEHTLDQSVASVQAGLTTVPED, from the coding sequence ATGGACGACGAATTCACGTTTGATCGGAAGGATTCGATCTTCCGCAATCGGAACGCGCTGACCGAGCATTGGACGCCGGACGAGCTGGTCGGACGCGACGCGGAACTTCGGGAGTATCACACCGCACTTCAGCCCGTGATTCAAAACGAGATCCCGAGTAACGTCTTTCTGTACGGGAAAAGCGGTGTCGGGAAAACGGCCGCGACACGGTTTCTCCTCCAACGGCTCGAACGGGACGCAGCCGACATCGAAGGATTGGATCTACACACAGTCGAGATCAACTGTGACGGGCTCAATTCCTCGTATCAGGCGGCGGTCCAACTCGTCAACGAACTCCGGGAGCCGGGCGAGCAAATTTCCGACACCGGGCATCCCCAGGCGGCGGTGTACCGATTTCTGTTCAACGAACTCGATGCGCTCGGCGGGACCGTACTGCTCGTCCTCGACGAGGTCGACCACATTGAGGACGACTCCTTGCTGTACAAGCTCCCGCGTGCGCTGTCGAACGGTGACGTGGAGGACGTGCAACTCGGTGTCATCGGGATCAGCAACGACCTGACGTTTCGGGAGCAACTGTCCTCGAAGGTTCGGTCGTCTCTGTGTGAAAAGGAGGTCTCGTTTTCGGCATACAATGCGACCGAACTCCAGCAGGTGTTGCGCCAGCGCGAAAAAGTAGCGTTCAAAGAAGGCGTTGTTGACGACGGCGTGATCGAGTTATGTGCCGCTTTCGGTGCGAAAGACTCCGGGGACGCCCGGCAGGCGCTTGACTTGTTGCTGGAAGCCGGCGACATCGCCCGTTCGGAGAACGCCGAGAACGTGACGGAACGTCACGTCGATCGCGCCCGGACGAAACTGGAGACCGATCAGGTTGAACAGGGAATTTCGAACCTCCCCGAACACGGGCAGTACGTTCTCTACGCGCTGACGCTGCTACACGAGGACGGCGACACGCCAGCCCGGACGAGGGACATCCACGACGTGTACGGGCTCGTCTGTGAGCGGGAAGGTGTCGAGCCCATATCGATGCGGTCCGTTCGCGAGCATCTCGCGGAGTTAATCCAACTCGGGATCGCTTCGTCGACGGTCAAAAACCGCGGTCAGGACGGCGGGAAGTTCAAAGAGCATACGCTGGACCAGTCGGTCGCCAGCGTTCAGGCCGGGCTGACGACGGTCCCCGAAGACTGA
- a CDS encoding glutaredoxin family protein, whose amino-acid sequence MSEATTVTVYTREDCHLCDDAIAAVRRASDAAARPVDVDVVDVDEDPDLRERYGDRVPYVLVDGAPKFKFEVDENALREMIEAA is encoded by the coding sequence ATGAGCGAGGCCACGACGGTCACGGTGTACACGCGCGAGGACTGTCACCTCTGTGACGACGCGATCGCGGCGGTGCGCCGGGCGAGCGACGCGGCGGCGCGGCCCGTCGACGTGGACGTGGTCGACGTGGACGAGGACCCTGACCTGCGCGAGCGCTACGGAGACCGGGTGCCGTACGTGCTGGTCGACGGAGCGCCGAAGTTCAAGTTCGAGGTGGACGAGAACGCGCTGCGGGAAATGATCGAGGCGGCGTAG
- the gfo6 gene encoding D-xylose 1-dehydrogenase Gfo6 has translation MELEGYSDEFTRRDWEAETDDGPIRFAMIGVGWWTRDMAIPAVQESKYCETTTLVSSSTEKAEDAAELADTIEHGITYEEFHDGKASDAYDAIYVVTPNALHLQYVETAAELGKAVLCEKPMEGDVERAEQLVAACDEGDVPLMIGYRMHTEPAVRRMKELIDDGFIGDPVQVHGHMSQQLLEMIPDPDQWRLNDDLSGGATVMDIGLYPLNTTRFVLDADPERVLASTISTDEAFADVPDQYASFILEFPDDVQAACTATQSGFETGHLRIVGERGELLLEPAFFNRDAASLTLKRGESEASIEFPDVDQMEEEFDYFANRLLTDGEIEPDGEHGLVDMRAMDAIYEAGETGRAVDL, from the coding sequence ATGGAACTTGAGGGCTACTCCGACGAGTTCACGCGGCGCGACTGGGAAGCCGAGACCGACGACGGCCCGATCCGGTTTGCCATGATCGGCGTCGGCTGGTGGACACGGGACATGGCCATCCCGGCGGTACAGGAGTCGAAGTACTGCGAGACGACGACGCTGGTGAGCAGTTCGACCGAGAAGGCCGAGGACGCGGCCGAACTCGCCGACACGATCGAGCACGGGATCACCTACGAGGAGTTCCACGACGGGAAAGCCAGCGACGCGTACGACGCCATCTACGTCGTCACGCCGAACGCGCTCCACCTGCAGTACGTCGAGACCGCCGCCGAACTCGGCAAGGCGGTGCTGTGCGAGAAGCCGATGGAGGGCGACGTGGAGCGCGCCGAGCAACTGGTCGCCGCCTGCGACGAGGGCGACGTGCCGCTGATGATCGGCTACCGGATGCACACCGAGCCGGCGGTCCGCCGGATGAAGGAACTGATCGACGACGGGTTCATCGGCGACCCGGTGCAGGTCCACGGTCACATGTCCCAGCAGCTGCTGGAGATGATCCCGGACCCCGACCAGTGGCGGCTGAACGACGACCTCTCGGGCGGCGCGACGGTGATGGACATCGGGCTCTACCCCCTCAACACGACGCGGTTCGTCCTCGACGCCGACCCGGAGCGCGTGCTGGCGTCGACGATCTCGACCGACGAGGCCTTTGCCGACGTGCCCGACCAGTACGCCTCGTTCATCCTGGAGTTCCCGGACGACGTGCAGGCGGCCTGCACCGCCACGCAGAGCGGCTTCGAGACGGGCCACCTGCGCATCGTCGGCGAGCGCGGCGAACTGCTGCTCGAACCCGCGTTCTTCAACCGCGACGCCGCGTCGCTGACGCTCAAGCGCGGCGAGAGCGAGGCGTCGATCGAGTTCCCCGACGTGGACCAGATGGAGGAGGAGTTCGACTACTTCGCCAACCGCCTGCTCACCGACGGGGAGATCGAACCGGACGGGGAGCACGGGCTGGTCGACATGCGCGCGATGGACGCCATCTACGAGGCCGGCGAGACGGGGCGCGCCGTCGACCTGTAG
- a CDS encoding MFS transporter: MSEPTGREHTGERRGPAERRRWTVAIFAFSALVGLSLQVRGAMLPSFGTAFDLTEAQLGLIAPVSALGYVLTLFGVGMVVGRLRVQRFVALGLAAAGVCLVGVGFAPTFLLLLAFVFVRMFATGGFRALGRPVLSHLYPASRGRVFNFQTMAWAVGATAGPLFATLVLGWGDWRIAYAVMAGLFLVVAGFIARLPAPEGIENEQSLSLADVRALLRRPSMLGLSAAMMLVVGIEGGIFTWLPYYANGFLPRSRANLLLSVYLAAYVPGRLGFGAVAERFGYLRIVTAGAALSVPVLYAVVAVDGEVPLFAATFCAGLLVSGMFPTLLAWATDRVPEYSGPVNAVAMTAGQAGFFVFPAAIGAVASAATMRTAMYAEAALAAALVGVLVVLRART; this comes from the coding sequence ATGTCGGAGCCGACGGGACGGGAGCACACGGGCGAACGGCGGGGACCCGCGGAGCGACGGCGGTGGACCGTGGCCATCTTCGCGTTCTCCGCGCTCGTCGGGCTCTCCCTGCAGGTCCGGGGCGCGATGCTGCCGAGCTTCGGGACGGCGTTCGACCTCACCGAGGCCCAGCTGGGGCTGATCGCCCCGGTGTCGGCGCTGGGCTACGTGCTGACGCTGTTCGGCGTCGGGATGGTCGTCGGCCGCCTCCGTGTCCAGCGGTTCGTCGCGCTCGGGCTGGCCGCCGCGGGCGTCTGCCTCGTCGGCGTCGGCTTCGCGCCGACGTTCCTCCTGCTGCTCGCGTTCGTGTTCGTCCGGATGTTCGCCACCGGCGGCTTCCGCGCGCTCGGGCGGCCGGTGCTCAGCCATCTCTACCCGGCCAGCCGGGGGCGGGTGTTCAACTTCCAGACGATGGCGTGGGCCGTCGGCGCGACGGCCGGCCCGCTGTTCGCCACGCTCGTCCTCGGCTGGGGCGACTGGCGGATCGCGTACGCGGTCATGGCCGGGCTCTTCCTCGTCGTCGCCGGCTTCATCGCCCGGCTTCCCGCGCCGGAGGGGATCGAGAACGAGCAGTCGCTGTCGCTTGCAGACGTGCGGGCACTTCTGCGCAGACCGTCGATGCTCGGCCTGAGCGCCGCGATGATGCTAGTCGTCGGCATCGAGGGCGGGATCTTCACCTGGCTCCCGTACTACGCGAACGGCTTCCTCCCGCGGTCGCGGGCGAACCTCCTGCTGTCGGTCTACCTCGCAGCGTACGTCCCCGGCCGCCTCGGGTTCGGGGCGGTCGCGGAGCGGTTCGGCTACCTCCGGATCGTGACCGCCGGCGCGGCGCTGTCGGTGCCCGTGCTGTACGCGGTCGTCGCCGTCGACGGCGAGGTCCCGCTGTTCGCGGCGACGTTCTGCGCCGGGCTACTGGTGTCCGGGATGTTCCCCACCCTGCTCGCCTGGGCGACCGACCGGGTGCCGGAGTACAGCGGCCCGGTCAACGCCGTCGCGATGACCGCCGGGCAGGCCGGGTTCTTCGTCTTCCCGGCGGCGATCGGCGCGGTCGCGTCCGCCGCGACGATGCGGACGGCGATGTACGCCGAGGCGGCGCTCGCGGCGGCGCTGGTCGGGGTGCTGGTGGTGTTGCGCGCCCGGACGTGA
- a CDS encoding RAD55 family ATPase: protein MAKRLSTGVTAIDRNLDGGVRAGSVVALLAPPDSQSEPLLHEFMEERPTAYITTLRTEPAVRDDLERVLRTDDYSIQYAGIDTPIDNAGRVVQQVDGQANVVVDTLNPLEETGERNRYVNFLNQFKTHLTNTGAVGLLHCTAMDPPPLRETTLTIADVVWELQTDVKGNSIENFLQVSKFRGGRPADETIKLDLGEEVAVDTSRDIA from the coding sequence ATGGCAAAGCGGCTCTCGACCGGCGTCACCGCCATCGACCGGAACCTCGACGGCGGCGTGCGCGCCGGCAGCGTGGTCGCGCTGCTGGCTCCGCCCGATAGCCAGAGCGAGCCGCTGCTACACGAGTTCATGGAGGAACGTCCGACCGCCTACATCACGACGCTGCGGACCGAGCCGGCCGTTCGGGACGACCTGGAGCGCGTGCTCCGGACGGACGACTACTCGATCCAGTACGCCGGCATCGACACGCCGATCGACAACGCCGGCCGCGTCGTCCAGCAGGTCGACGGGCAGGCAAACGTCGTCGTCGACACGCTGAACCCGCTGGAGGAGACCGGCGAGCGCAACCGCTACGTCAACTTCCTCAACCAGTTCAAGACCCACCTCACCAACACGGGGGCGGTCGGCTTGCTCCACTGCACGGCGATGGACCCGCCGCCGCTGCGCGAGACGACGCTCACCATCGCGGACGTGGTGTGGGAGCTACAGACCGACGTGAAGGGGAACTCGATCGAGAACTTCCTCCAGGTGTCGAAGTTCCGCGGCGGTCGGCCCGCCGACGAGACGATCAAACTGGACCTCGGCGAGGAGGTCGCGGTCGACACGAGCCGCGACATCGCGTGA